Proteins co-encoded in one Cytophaga hutchinsonii ATCC 33406 genomic window:
- a CDS encoding glycosyl hydrolase family 8, whose amino-acid sequence MTGIFKSFKKSNFTYLTRIVFSVLLVVTVGFHSTLFAQTWPGDTIHVQINTDNPQFPFPQFLEYEQGKSLAANNAVGVTHADMEKAMREAYQIMMRRALKVPGKVLNGVQYMQFNNNTVPQNYGTFVSEGDGYAMLAAAYFADRPTFDGLWAWVHDNRLSAVKKYYDCAPLRPTYTYGAGFAGWDCVETTNISSTGINSAGDGDVDIAMALLIAAKQWPGLGINDGCGNLHTYNEEALKMIKVMVDTLYYSVSPLGAQAGGKGYLSGIVGVDGYIKSGNTWGEVTNWRYSAANTIYPWAKTKPDPIQVNSKYVDYNAPAYFEEFAKFLAANGGTPWEINQCYRCAASGDWTIKQMYDKGMIASAGNYTLSDDGATSTFGPFSAGEDFRMAWRTILNYVWHGNPTTTWNPVTHQTTAAGNTFEYDMAVRHKEFLKFPNALPSSSANAFCSKLGASPDPGQPNWKGVAQIKQQYAPNGTVLANYGVNWMAGCGMSAAVASGDLDLTAELYRQCELSWDDQSGLAKMPSDYLRYIGSTPKYFHGWFRTLGMLTASGNLHAPEDMVAAANMKVYMSVDKTFAYEGDILNYEVSYRNYGAVTATGVTITTNVDPNYTIVSATGGIVSGNTITWSIGTVAGFKTNGLAATKGVRTFVVKVKPLAAATVACLTSTVTSANAPAWTSNEYPNNASYTMERNCVDLLKDRVLAIEKTTDRTVMNPGDIVNFTLNFENKTGSNLWLNGGRDRVILSYANYDGGTGFYQFYRIWHTAQEAYINLGNYRVSYFMNDAAAIGKYDAATNPTGWDTYVDNQNDLNKYGYNPLTLPVNQQLKFTYQRIPWGSDANGAWNQRIITQFANVLSAPSTHIFDKLDSEYLIHKGVTGPGFTRTRFESKPSSTLAPRIADDWSFDPAASSGSLDGQGKYFFPVTPSYTNAATVPRFAPVLVDNYSKDACGGPVQNFSKVLFEEFDGYTWRRIAGNGPLPGRETYNVVVTDSIPIELAWSAFTDDNAVGVTATYTPLTGNPKFSGYVKWSIPVMLTGEKGNLSYKTIAKSPCAEKTFINAGWIWSDVDSPDSSAVHLKLTCNPVPPTPPIETSLVKTANTANAIVGDVVTYTLTFTNKDGSTASWAGASTAAADWQTLGTGVTMPKLNGTVISLDQNGGNNAPGANGYSFGPKKAHGVNGWMEATIAATNSSNLSFLYRYQSPTQNIRLEVSPNIGGNNNIAFYVYINGSATPFVSLTGLAFPGSSSAIKIRTQLLDDKLYIWVNDFSGAPLKVISGITQLGAGFAGIYGNGSQQALSAYTAHFDSAFDLSISDPVPAQLNTITNISHTGVLTGSAITWPTVPGPILANAVIVRTFDATVNTCADFITNIGKASVYGVTNIQSQYVIICGATTPPCTPPTTPVITADQTICTGTAPAQIGGAALAGGSSTGTISYIWEMSANGTTGWTAVTGATLKDYTPGSLTADAYYRRLDLKGGCTSLPSNVIKITVTPAVIVGTIGADQTICAGSTPAALTGTASTGGVPVKNYKWQRSSTGTAPWTQVAAYSTTGTGFAPGALTADTYYRRIDSSGACPGIAADTIKITVTPTVTAGTISLAQTICSGATPAALTGTVSTGGVTVKNYKWQSSATGAAPWTEVAAYSTTGTGFVPGALTTTTSYRRIDSSGFCTAVTNIVTITVTSPTIAGTISTNETLCSGFIPTAFTGTASTGGTATRNYKWQGSATSATGPWTDIGAYSTTATGYAPGALTATTYYRRIDSSGACAGIPTNVITITVDPAVTAAVITADQSVCAGETPAQIGGPVAAGGSPTATATYLWEYSTTSAIAGFSSISGATLKDYTPAALTVDTWYRRIDKKGICANIESNVVKISIVASAAATVVLTAAPTGTICAGTSVTFTASPGNGGTAPTYEWFIKKTTDAAPVSQGAASSAAGADEFTRSNLGNGDEVSVRMVSNSGCVVAPGIANSNVITMTVTPIPAPSVSLSANKSTLCPSETIIYTAVPTAGGAAPTYVWKNNGTVITGQSGSTLTTTGTAIGTPNSITVEMVSNAPCAPATPAVSTPVAVTVTPVPTLSVSIAADKTTICSGNAVQFTASATGSGSTPAPTYEWFIGAAGSETSQGAGSTTANPYSTTSLTTTAALSPQTYSIYVRATSNATCASTTPAQSAAVTVTVNAGVGAGTITTTLLTICNNTVPGAITEASAASGGTSPTYTWEESIDNGAWGPATGTVSGTGFTPSGAKTGTKVSYRRIVTYTSIPAPCNTAMSNIIDITVNPALVAGVIQDDQIICSGLVPAALTQVSAPTGGTGSYTYQWQSSSTGTAGSFSNIGGATTSGYAPGALTATTYYQRVETSGTCGSVTGNMVTITVSTPEVVTAQINDPGQVCEGSVPMVFTATTTGSGTLTYAWTLDGAPVGTNSSTYSYNPTTASDAGKKVKVVVTTSIGCNAGPGISNEVALNIVVSSMPSVSITGAPAVQCSGLPVRFTVSNTTAGGNNPTYQWFIESQAGVATAVSGATNTSFTSTGLTAGDKVYVELTSNLGCALGTNPHASNKIAPAILATPAPVINETPLPICSPEGFEFTAVVGSATPPNTLQWYKDGVAISGATTSIYKAFESGLYSIEESNAACGTISTEVPLTVIQTPVANAGSDITVKEGEQVTLNGSGGVIYSWSPDTGLDDASSATPKLTADKTIMYILTVRDATGQCHDDDEVMVFVERPIKVPNVITVNGDGVNDTWEIENIESFPNAEFLIYNRWGNLVWKSTGYPKEWDATNFRNGEVLPDGTYFYIIDLHSTIYTEAYTGYIQVVK is encoded by the coding sequence ATGACCGGCATATTTAAAAGCTTTAAAAAATCCAACTTTACATATCTTACCAGGATTGTATTTTCTGTTTTATTAGTTGTGACGGTTGGGTTCCATTCAACTCTTTTTGCGCAAACCTGGCCAGGTGATACGATTCATGTACAGATAAACACTGATAATCCCCAATTTCCTTTTCCTCAATTTTTAGAATATGAGCAAGGCAAGTCACTGGCAGCTAACAACGCCGTAGGGGTAACCCATGCGGACATGGAAAAAGCAATGCGTGAAGCATACCAGATTATGATGCGCAGGGCGCTTAAAGTTCCCGGGAAAGTGTTAAATGGTGTACAATACATGCAGTTTAACAACAATACCGTTCCGCAGAATTATGGAACCTTCGTTTCAGAAGGGGATGGATATGCCATGCTGGCAGCTGCGTATTTTGCTGACAGACCAACGTTTGATGGTTTATGGGCCTGGGTACACGACAATCGTTTAAGTGCGGTTAAGAAATATTATGATTGTGCGCCGTTGCGGCCTACATATACATATGGTGCTGGTTTTGCCGGCTGGGATTGTGTTGAAACGACCAATATTTCAAGTACAGGCATCAACTCTGCTGGTGACGGCGATGTAGATATTGCAATGGCATTACTGATTGCAGCTAAGCAATGGCCCGGTTTGGGTATAAATGATGGTTGCGGAAATCTTCATACATATAATGAGGAAGCTTTAAAAATGATTAAGGTAATGGTTGATACCTTGTATTATTCTGTAAGTCCGTTAGGAGCTCAAGCCGGGGGAAAAGGATATTTATCGGGAATTGTTGGGGTTGATGGCTATATTAAAAGTGGCAACACCTGGGGTGAAGTTACGAACTGGCGCTATTCAGCAGCCAATACAATTTATCCGTGGGCTAAAACGAAGCCCGATCCCATTCAGGTGAACAGCAAATACGTAGATTATAATGCACCGGCATATTTTGAAGAATTTGCAAAGTTTCTGGCTGCGAACGGAGGTACCCCGTGGGAGATCAATCAATGTTACCGCTGTGCTGCCTCCGGTGATTGGACAATAAAGCAGATGTATGATAAGGGAATGATTGCCAGTGCAGGGAATTATACGCTTAGTGATGACGGAGCTACATCAACCTTCGGGCCGTTTTCTGCAGGAGAAGATTTCAGGATGGCGTGGCGTACCATATTAAACTACGTATGGCACGGAAACCCGACAACAACATGGAACCCTGTTACGCACCAAACAACTGCTGCAGGAAATACCTTCGAATATGATATGGCAGTACGCCATAAAGAATTTTTGAAATTCCCGAATGCACTTCCAAGCAGTTCGGCAAATGCGTTTTGCAGCAAGCTTGGCGCTTCTCCGGATCCGGGACAGCCCAATTGGAAAGGGGTGGCTCAGATAAAACAACAATATGCTCCAAACGGAACGGTATTGGCAAATTATGGTGTGAACTGGATGGCGGGATGCGGCATGTCGGCTGCCGTAGCTTCAGGAGATCTGGATCTCACAGCAGAATTATACAGACAATGCGAATTGAGCTGGGATGACCAAAGCGGTTTAGCAAAAATGCCTTCAGATTATTTGCGCTATATAGGTAGTACTCCTAAATATTTCCATGGATGGTTTAGAACCTTAGGAATGCTTACAGCTTCCGGGAACCTGCATGCACCGGAAGATATGGTTGCAGCTGCAAACATGAAGGTTTATATGAGTGTAGACAAAACATTTGCCTATGAAGGTGACATATTAAATTATGAAGTAAGCTATCGGAATTATGGTGCTGTAACTGCAACCGGAGTAACGATTACAACGAATGTAGATCCGAATTATACCATTGTATCGGCAACCGGAGGCATCGTTTCAGGCAATACAATTACCTGGTCTATCGGTACCGTTGCTGGTTTTAAGACTAATGGTTTAGCAGCAACAAAAGGGGTGAGAACATTTGTTGTAAAAGTAAAACCACTTGCTGCTGCTACAGTAGCTTGCCTTACAAGTACGGTGACTTCTGCAAATGCACCCGCATGGACAAGCAACGAATATCCCAATAATGCTTCCTATACCATGGAGCGTAACTGTGTGGATCTGTTGAAAGATCGTGTATTAGCGATTGAAAAAACGACAGACAGAACGGTAATGAACCCGGGTGATATTGTAAACTTCACGTTGAATTTTGAAAACAAAACAGGGTCTAACTTATGGTTAAATGGAGGAAGAGACCGTGTAATACTATCGTATGCAAATTATGACGGTGGTACAGGCTTTTATCAGTTTTACAGAATCTGGCATACAGCACAGGAAGCGTACATCAATTTAGGAAATTACAGAGTGTCGTATTTTATGAATGATGCGGCCGCAATAGGTAAATACGATGCAGCGACAAATCCAACGGGTTGGGATACATACGTAGATAATCAAAACGATTTAAATAAATACGGATACAATCCATTGACGCTTCCGGTTAATCAGCAGTTAAAGTTTACCTACCAGCGGATTCCATGGGGATCAGATGCAAATGGTGCATGGAACCAGCGGATAATAACCCAGTTTGCGAACGTGCTTTCTGCTCCATCCACACACATCTTTGATAAACTGGATAGCGAATACTTAATTCATAAAGGGGTTACAGGTCCCGGCTTTACCCGTACCCGTTTTGAATCCAAACCATCTTCTACACTGGCACCCCGAATAGCTGATGACTGGTCTTTTGATCCCGCAGCAAGCAGCGGCTCTCTGGATGGTCAGGGAAAATATTTCTTCCCCGTTACTCCTTCGTATACAAATGCTGCAACGGTTCCCAGATTTGCTCCCGTTTTGGTAGACAACTACAGCAAGGATGCCTGCGGCGGACCCGTTCAGAATTTTTCAAAAGTATTGTTTGAGGAATTTGATGGATATACCTGGAGACGTATTGCAGGAAATGGTCCGTTACCGGGAAGAGAAACATATAATGTTGTCGTAACAGATTCTATTCCGATTGAATTGGCATGGAGTGCATTTACAGATGACAATGCGGTTGGTGTAACGGCAACCTATACACCGTTAACAGGAAATCCTAAATTCTCGGGTTATGTAAAGTGGTCCATACCGGTAATGCTTACGGGTGAAAAAGGTAATTTGTCCTATAAGACGATTGCAAAATCTCCCTGCGCGGAAAAAACATTTATCAATGCAGGCTGGATCTGGTCGGATGTAGACTCTCCGGATTCTTCTGCAGTACATTTAAAACTTACCTGTAATCCCGTTCCTCCTACGCCTCCTATTGAAACGTCTTTGGTTAAAACAGCTAACACAGCAAATGCAATTGTTGGTGATGTTGTTACTTATACATTAACCTTTACAAATAAAGACGGATCAACTGCATCGTGGGCCGGAGCAAGTACGGCTGCAGCAGATTGGCAGACATTGGGAACAGGTGTTACCATGCCTAAATTAAACGGAACGGTTATTTCTCTGGATCAGAATGGCGGCAATAATGCTCCGGGAGCAAATGGCTACTCGTTTGGTCCGAAGAAAGCACATGGTGTGAATGGCTGGATGGAAGCTACCATAGCAGCGACAAACTCCAGTAACTTATCTTTCCTGTATCGGTACCAATCACCAACTCAAAATATCAGACTTGAAGTATCTCCCAATATCGGAGGAAATAATAACATTGCTTTTTATGTGTATATAAATGGCAGTGCAACGCCTTTTGTTTCACTAACGGGACTGGCATTTCCAGGCAGCTCCAGTGCGATCAAGATCAGAACCCAATTACTGGATGATAAATTATACATCTGGGTGAATGATTTCAGCGGGGCTCCGTTAAAAGTAATTTCAGGCATTACTCAGCTGGGTGCAGGCTTTGCAGGTATATACGGGAACGGTTCGCAGCAAGCACTTTCCGCCTATACGGCACATTTTGATTCGGCATTTGATTTAAGCATTTCTGACCCTGTGCCTGCACAGTTGAATACGATTACAAATATTTCCCATACAGGTGTATTAACCGGTTCTGCCATCACATGGCCAACTGTTCCGGGTCCGATTTTAGCCAATGCGGTTATTGTACGCACATTTGATGCAACAGTAAATACCTGTGCAGATTTTATCACAAACATTGGTAAAGCCAGTGTATATGGTGTGACAAATATTCAGTCGCAATATGTTATTATATGCGGAGCAACAACGCCGCCTTGTACACCTCCAACAACACCTGTAATAACGGCTGATCAAACGATCTGTACGGGTACCGCACCTGCACAGATCGGGGGGGCAGCATTGGCAGGAGGTTCTTCAACAGGAACAATAAGCTACATCTGGGAAATGTCAGCGAACGGAACAACCGGCTGGACAGCTGTAACCGGCGCAACGCTTAAAGATTACACTCCAGGTAGTTTAACTGCGGATGCCTATTACAGAAGACTTGATTTAAAAGGGGGTTGTACATCGCTTCCATCAAACGTTATAAAAATTACAGTTACCCCGGCAGTTATCGTTGGTACGATTGGAGCAGATCAGACAATCTGTGCAGGATCAACACCTGCAGCGTTAACAGGTACTGCAAGTACAGGCGGCGTACCGGTTAAAAATTATAAATGGCAGCGTTCTTCAACAGGCACAGCTCCATGGACACAAGTAGCAGCGTACAGTACTACCGGTACTGGTTTTGCTCCGGGTGCATTAACTGCAGATACGTATTATAGAAGAATAGATTCATCCGGCGCATGCCCCGGAATTGCTGCAGATACAATTAAAATTACAGTTACGCCTACAGTTACAGCGGGAACAATCTCGCTGGCACAGACAATCTGTTCAGGAGCAACACCTGCCGCATTAACAGGAACGGTAAGTACCGGCGGAGTGACGGTTAAAAACTATAAATGGCAGAGCTCGGCTACAGGAGCTGCACCATGGACAGAGGTAGCGGCATACAGTACAACAGGTACTGGCTTTGTACCGGGAGCGCTGACAACAACAACTTCTTACAGAAGAATAGATTCATCCGGCTTTTGTACGGCTGTTACGAACATCGTTACAATTACCGTAACATCGCCTACCATAGCTGGTACGATCTCAACCAACGAGACCCTCTGTTCAGGTTTCATACCAACAGCATTCACCGGAACAGCCAGTACAGGTGGTACTGCAACCAGAAACTACAAGTGGCAGGGTTCTGCTACTTCAGCAACAGGCCCATGGACGGATATAGGAGCATACAGCACAACAGCAACAGGTTATGCACCTGGTGCCTTGACAGCAACAACGTATTACAGACGTATAGACTCATCAGGTGCCTGCGCAGGCATACCTACAAACGTTATTACCATCACCGTTGACCCTGCGGTAACAGCAGCTGTTATTACGGCAGATCAGTCCGTGTGTGCAGGAGAAACTCCGGCTCAGATCGGTGGACCGGTAGCAGCGGGTGGATCACCAACAGCAACGGCAACATATCTGTGGGAGTATTCAACAACATCAGCCATTGCAGGATTCAGTTCAATCTCAGGTGCAACCTTAAAAGATTATACACCGGCCGCGTTAACCGTTGATACCTGGTACAGACGCATAGATAAAAAAGGCATATGTGCGAATATAGAATCCAATGTAGTTAAGATCTCTATCGTAGCCAGTGCTGCGGCAACAGTAGTGCTTACAGCAGCACCAACCGGTACGATCTGCGCCGGCACAAGCGTAACCTTTACAGCGAGTCCGGGCAACGGAGGTACCGCACCGACCTATGAGTGGTTTATAAAAAAGACCACAGATGCGGCACCTGTAAGCCAGGGGGCAGCGAGCTCTGCAGCAGGGGCCGATGAGTTCACGCGTTCCAACCTTGGAAACGGCGATGAAGTAAGCGTTCGTATGGTAAGTAACTCCGGCTGCGTAGTTGCTCCGGGTATAGCCAATTCGAATGTGATCACGATGACAGTTACACCGATCCCTGCCCCGTCGGTATCGTTATCAGCCAACAAGAGCACGTTATGTCCATCCGAGACCATTATTTATACAGCCGTTCCGACAGCAGGGGGTGCCGCACCTACCTATGTATGGAAAAATAACGGCACAGTCATTACAGGCCAGTCGGGCTCAACGCTGACAACCACAGGTACAGCGATCGGCACACCAAACTCCATTACGGTAGAAATGGTAAGCAATGCGCCATGCGCGCCTGCAACCCCGGCCGTCTCCACACCGGTAGCCGTAACGGTTACCCCTGTACCGACCTTATCGGTAAGCATCGCAGCAGATAAGACCACGATCTGTTCAGGTAATGCGGTTCAGTTTACCGCTAGCGCAACGGGTTCAGGCTCCACACCAGCGCCAACCTATGAGTGGTTCATCGGAGCGGCAGGTTCAGAAACCAGCCAGGGAGCAGGTTCCACCACGGCGAACCCGTACAGCACAACATCGTTAACGACCACAGCAGCGTTAAGCCCTCAGACCTACAGCATTTATGTAAGAGCGACCAGCAATGCAACCTGCGCGAGCACCACTCCGGCACAGTCCGCAGCGGTCACTGTTACGGTAAATGCCGGAGTTGGCGCGGGAACAATCACAACAACGTTATTAACGATCTGCAACAACACCGTTCCCGGTGCGATTACTGAAGCAAGCGCTGCCAGCGGAGGCACTTCCCCGACCTATACGTGGGAAGAATCCATTGACAACGGGGCCTGGGGCCCTGCCACAGGCACTGTAAGCGGTACGGGCTTTACACCGAGCGGCGCCAAAACAGGCACCAAAGTATCCTACAGAAGAATTGTAACCTATACAAGCATCCCGGCTCCATGCAACACAGCCATGAGCAACATTATCGACATCACGGTTAACCCTGCTTTAGTGGCCGGCGTTATCCAGGATGATCAGATAATCTGTTCAGGATTGGTTCCGGCAGCGCTTACCCAGGTAAGCGCGCCAACAGGCGGTACAGGCAGCTATACCTACCAGTGGCAGAGCAGCAGCACAGGCACAGCCGGTTCGTTCAGCAATATTGGCGGAGCCACCACATCTGGCTATGCACCGGGCGCATTAACGGCAACCACCTACTACCAGCGCGTGGAAACGTCCGGCACATGCGGGAGTGTCACCGGCAATATGGTAACCATCACCGTATCGACCCCCGAAGTAGTAACAGCCCAGATCAACGATCCGGGTCAGGTATGCGAGGGTTCAGTGCCGATGGTGTTTACGGCCACCACAACGGGATCCGGTACCTTAACGTATGCCTGGACACTTGACGGAGCACCGGTAGGCACCAACAGCAGTACATACAGCTATAACCCAACCACAGCATCCGATGCAGGCAAAAAAGTAAAAGTAGTTGTAACGACCTCAATCGGCTGTAATGCCGGTCCTGGTATCTCCAATGAAGTAGCCCTGAATATTGTTGTATCAAGCATGCCTTCGGTAAGCATCACGGGAGCGCCTGCGGTACAGTGTTCCGGTTTACCGGTCCGCTTTACGGTAAGCAATACCACAGCCGGTGGCAACAATCCGACCTACCAGTGGTTCATCGAATCACAGGCAGGTGTAGCCACCGCAGTAAGCGGGGCAACCAATACAAGCTTTACCAGCACAGGCTTAACTGCCGGGGATAAGGTGTATGTGGAACTTACTTCCAATCTTGGCTGCGCACTGGGTACCAACCCGCACGCTTCCAATAAGATCGCACCAGCGATCCTTGCTACACCGGCTCCGGTGATCAATGAGACACCGCTTCCGATCTGCAGCCCGGAAGGGTTTGAGTTCACCGCTGTAGTAGGAAGTGCAACGCCTCCAAATACGCTGCAGTGGTATAAGGATGGCGTAGCGATAAGCGGAGCAACCACAAGCATCTATAAAGCCTTTGAAAGCGGACTTTATTCGATAGAGGAAAGCAATGCAGCGTGCGGCACGATCTCCACGGAAGTACCGCTTACCGTAATCCAGACGCCGGTAGCCAATGCGGGTTCAGATATCACGGTAAAAGAAGGAGAGCAGGTAACGCTGAACGGCAGCGGGGGAGTAATCTACAGCTGGAGCCCGGATACGGGTCTTGATGATGCCAGTTCAGCCACTCCGAAGTTAACAGCTGATAAGACAATCATGTATATCTTAACGGTTCGTGATGCCACAGGCCAGTGCCATGATGATGATGAAGTAATGGTGTTTGTGGAGCGTCCGATCAAGGTACCCAATGTAATAACAGTAAACGGGGATGGAGTGAACGATACCTGGGAGATTGAGAACATCGAGAGCTTCCCCAATGCCGAGTTCCTGATCTACAACCGCTGGGGGAACCTGGTGTGGAAGAGCACAGGGTATCCCAAGGAGTGGGATGCGACCAACTTCCGCAACGGGGAAGTATTGCCTGACGGTACCTACTTCTACATCATCGACCTGCACAGTACCATTTATACAGAAGCATACACCGGGTATATACAGGTTGTGAAATAG
- a CDS encoding phytoene desaturase family protein, with amino-acid sequence MYDIAIIGGGISGFATALRLQNKGFKTIVFESHGQLGGCAGFFSEKGFSFDVGATTLVDFSKGGIGGDFFEELNFSLPEGEYIDYVLWLPDRKVTLYRDAIKWNKERLEKIGTTKNHIEFWNLIDKTTEVFWRAARKNIRLPIKNLNDIIYAFRVIGAKNIYLLKYQNYTMLDILKKFKLENDKALKGLLSVLIEDTVNSTIDKAPFINASLGCSIRGAGLMRATGGMKGFWNYLSKIYLSKDGVIKKAHKVLSLSKDRSVWTINTSKGSFYAKKIVSSLPIDLTYNIAPIHIKKILNKYMFHNKEATGGAIVIFLGVPESNLENEILTHHQILLNYDSPLGNGNNMFISISSKDDTLSAPLGYRSVMISTHCDINEWKNLSEHQYQLKKEEIGKRLLGYAKRVYPNLVDNGIIYKIGSPLTYQKFTNRVNGSVGGFKQTLENSNFNSIPQNIGEKDLWIVGDNTWPGLGTVAGLIGSKIVSKHILETF; translated from the coding sequence ATGTATGATATAGCCATTATTGGAGGAGGAATATCAGGATTTGCTACTGCTTTAAGACTACAAAATAAAGGTTTTAAAACAATTGTTTTTGAATCACATGGGCAATTAGGTGGATGTGCTGGCTTTTTTAGTGAAAAAGGTTTTTCATTTGATGTAGGGGCAACTACTTTAGTTGATTTTAGTAAAGGGGGAATTGGAGGTGATTTTTTTGAAGAGCTTAATTTTTCTTTACCTGAGGGGGAATATATTGATTATGTGTTATGGCTTCCGGATCGAAAAGTAACATTATATAGAGATGCTATTAAATGGAATAAAGAACGGTTAGAAAAAATCGGAACCACTAAAAATCACATAGAATTTTGGAATCTTATTGATAAAACAACTGAAGTCTTTTGGAGGGCTGCAAGAAAGAATATTCGTCTACCAATAAAAAACCTGAATGATATTATTTATGCTTTTAGAGTAATTGGTGCAAAAAATATTTATTTATTGAAATATCAAAATTACACGATGCTTGATATTTTAAAAAAATTTAAACTTGAAAATGATAAAGCCTTAAAGGGATTACTTTCAGTTCTTATTGAGGATACAGTTAATAGTACAATAGATAAAGCACCTTTCATTAATGCTTCTTTAGGTTGTTCAATAAGAGGTGCTGGATTAATGAGAGCAACAGGAGGAATGAAAGGGTTTTGGAATTATCTTTCAAAAATTTACTTAAGCAAAGATGGTGTAATTAAAAAAGCGCATAAAGTTTTAAGTCTATCAAAAGATCGTTCTGTCTGGACAATTAATACATCTAAAGGTTCCTTCTATGCAAAAAAAATAGTTAGCTCCTTACCAATTGATTTAACATACAACATCGCTCCTATCCATATAAAAAAAATATTAAATAAATATATGTTTCACAATAAAGAAGCTACAGGAGGGGCAATCGTCATTTTTTTAGGAGTGCCGGAATCTAATTTAGAAAATGAAATATTAACGCATCATCAAATTTTACTCAATTACGATTCACCATTAGGAAATGGAAATAATATGTTTATTTCCATTTCCTCAAAGGATGATACTTTGTCTGCCCCTCTTGGATATCGTTCTGTAATGATTTCTACCCATTGTGATATTAATGAATGGAAAAATTTATCTGAACATCAGTATCAGCTTAAAAAAGAAGAAATTGGCAAAAGATTATTAGGTTATGCTAAACGGGTCTATCCAAATTTAGTAGATAATGGAATCATCTATAAAATAGGTAGTCCACTAACTTATCAGAAGTTTACAAATAGAGTGAACGGAAGTGTTGGTGGTTTTAAACAAACATTAGAAAATTCGAATTTCAACTCTATTCCTCAAAATATAGGAGAAAAAGATTTATGGATTGTTGGCGATAATACCTGGCCCGGACTTGGGACAGTTGCCGGACTTATTGGAAGTAAAATTGTATCGAAACATATACTTGAAACTTTTTAA